The genomic interval ACCTTTACTATAACTGGTTTTCCTTTCTCCAACTGCTCAATATCCACTTCTGGAGTATCTACTGGCTCTAATTCCAAATCTTCTACGGCTTTATCATAAACTTCTGGTAAAAGTATATTTAATGCTTCTTCATAAAATACACCCTCACCATAATTCAATTCGATTATCTTTCTTGGTGCCTTACCTCTTCGAAACCCGGGGATGTTAAATCTATTTCTGTTTTTCAAATATGCCTTTTGTATAGCTTTTTCAAATTCATTTTGGTCAATTTCAATATTAAAAAAAGCTTTATTATTTTCCTTTTTTTCTAGAACAGAATTCATTACATTGTCCTCCCTAAACTTAATATTTATTAACATTTAAAGCTAACCTATTATACCATAAAATTATACCAATTAAAATATTATTATCCCATTCATATGTATTATATCATAAATTAGTGCAATATTAAAAAAACCAATGGCATGACCACTGGTTATGTCTGGTGCGGGAGAGAGGACTTGAACCCCCACGTCAAAGACACTAGATCCTAAGTCTAGCGCGTCTGCCAGTTCCGCCACTCCCGCTTATGAAAAATTCTTACCTTATCATTATAGCATGTATTTAATTTATGTCAATAAGATTTAAAGATTTTTTATATTTTTTTATAAATAATATTATCTCGTCATTAAAGTCCCCAAATGCACATAAATTAAAGCCTGAAGCCCTCATTTATAATAGAGCCCAGGCTATGTTAATTTATAGTAAAATTAAATACTTTAATATATTTTCATAACATTAGATATTCCATCTATTTTAGATAGAAATTTAAAAAAACATAAACAAATACGCTCATTACAAGTACCCCTATTAAAACCAAAGGCATTATCACCTGATATCCTGCTATTATCATAGCTAGGATATCCTTTCTCGTAAATTCAAAGGGTTCTTCATCGTTTTTTTTATCCACTTCTATCTTTACATCTCTCTCGTATTCTCTAATTGGCTTTCTACTCGGCAAAGTGACACGCGACAAAATGTTCTCCTCCTAAATCCCTAAATTCCGGAACTACTTCTTTACAAATATCTTTAGCGTACATACATCGGGTATGGAATTTACAGCCAGACGGTGGATTTGCTGGACTTGGTATATCTCCCTCAAGTATAATCCTATCCCTCTTCATAGTTGGATCTGGCACTGGGATAGCTGATAAAAGAGCTTGAGTATATGGATGTTTTGGACTATCAAAGAGGGCATTCTTTTCTGCCAATTCAACCAATGAACCTAAATACATAACTCCAACTCTATGGGAAATATATCTAACAACTCCTAAATCATGGGAAATAAACATATATGAAATGTTTAGCTCCCTTTGTAAATCTGTAAATAAATTGATAACTTGAGATTGGATAGAAACATCAAGAGCTGAGACAGGTTCATCTGCCACTATAAAAGATGGATTTAATGCCAAAGCTCTAGCAACACCAATCCGCTGCCTCTGTCCTCCAGAGAACTCATGGGGATATCGATTCATATGATATCTGGCCAAACCACATTTATTCATAATTTCAACCACATAGTCTTCTAATTCTTTTCCCCTTCTATATAGCCCATGTTCAACTAGAGCTTCCCCTATTATTTGAGATACGGTCATCCTAGGATTTAATGAGCTATAAGGGTCCTGAAATACTATCTGCATTTTTCTTCTTAATTCTTTCATCTGATCCTTCGAAGCTTTTAATACATCTATGCCCTTAAAAGTTACCTCTCCTTCTGTAGCTTCATACAACCTTAACAAAGTTCTTCCTAAGGTAGATTTCCCACATCCTGATTCTCCTACTATGCCCAATGTCTCGCCTTCTTTAATGAATAGGGAAACATTATCCACAGCCTTAACTTCCCCTACTTTCCTCTTCAAAACTCCTTTTGTCACTGGAAAATATTTTTTTAAATTTTTCACTTCTAATAAAACTTCGCTCATTGTCTAGTCACCTCCTCAGCTCTTATACAGGCAACCTTATGTCCAGGTGCTATTTCTCTTAATTCAGGTTGGGCATGTTTACATTCTTCTACGGCATACTTACATCTAGGATGGAAATAGCATCCTTTTGGTAGATATAATGGATTTGGTACCATTCCTGGGATGGTCTCTAACCTTTGCCCTTCCTTAACCAAAGAAGGAATAGAGCCCATAAGTCCAATAGTATAAGGATGTCTTGGATTTTTAAACAATTCTATGATAGGTGCATCTTCAACTACTTTCCCAGAGTACATTACAATAACATGATCTGCCATCTCTGCAACAACTCCTAAATCATGAGTTATTAGCATAATGGATGTATTCAATTTATTTTTTAAATCATTCATGATTTCTAATATTTGAGCTTGTATTGTTACGTCCAAAGCTGTAGTAGGTTCGTCAGCAATTAAAAGTCTAGGTTGGCAAGCTAAAGCCATAGCTATCATTATCCTTTGTCTCATTCCACCAGATAGCTGGTGAGGATATTCATCAACAATCCTTTCTGGATTAGGAATACCTACCAGTCTAATCATCTCAATTGCCCTTTCCCTAGCTTCTTCCTCACTTAATTTCTGATGAAGCATTAATACTTCTCCGATTTGGTAACCTACAGTAAATACCGGATTTAAAGATGTCATTGGCTCCTGAAATATCACAGAAATATTATTCCCTCTTATTTCACGAATTCGCTTATCCGATACCTTAGTAAGGTCCTCTCCTTCAAATATAATCTCTCCGT from Tepidimicrobium xylanilyticum carries:
- a CDS encoding ABC transporter ATP-binding protein, producing the protein MSKLLEVTDLKTYFYTDDGVVKAVDGVSFSVDSGKTIGIVGESGCGKSVTAMSILRLIPDPPGKIVNGEIIFEGEDLTKVSDKRIREIRGNNISVIFQEPMTSLNPVFTVGYQIGEVLMLHQKLSEEEARERAIEMIRLVGIPNPERIVDEYPHQLSGGMRQRIMIAMALACQPRLLIADEPTTALDVTIQAQILEIMNDLKNKLNTSIMLITHDLGVVAEMADHVIVMYSGKVVEDAPIIELFKNPRHPYTIGLMGSIPSLVKEGQRLETIPGMVPNPLYLPKGCYFHPRCKYAVEECKHAQPELREIAPGHKVACIRAEEVTRQ
- a CDS encoding ABC transporter ATP-binding protein, coding for MSEVLLEVKNLKKYFPVTKGVLKRKVGEVKAVDNVSLFIKEGETLGIVGESGCGKSTLGRTLLRLYEATEGEVTFKGIDVLKASKDQMKELRRKMQIVFQDPYSSLNPRMTVSQIIGEALVEHGLYRRGKELEDYVVEIMNKCGLARYHMNRYPHEFSGGQRQRIGVARALALNPSFIVADEPVSALDVSIQSQVINLFTDLQRELNISYMFISHDLGVVRYISHRVGVMYLGSLVELAEKNALFDSPKHPYTQALLSAIPVPDPTMKRDRIILEGDIPSPANPPSGCKFHTRCMYAKDICKEVVPEFRDLGGEHFVACHFAE